One window of Saccharicrinis carchari genomic DNA carries:
- a CDS encoding DUF4834 family protein — translation MGLLKTIFFILVFYYLFRFIARVIVPFLLGRQMNKMNNHYKREQSFKTQKKREEGKVTIQKKHKSPKKVSPDVGEYIDYEEVKD, via the coding sequence ATGGGATTACTGAAGACAATATTTTTTATTCTTGTGTTTTATTATCTGTTTCGATTTATAGCCAGGGTGATCGTTCCTTTTTTGCTGGGTCGGCAGATGAATAAAATGAATAATCACTACAAAAGAGAACAAAGTTTTAAAACACAAAAAAAACGCGAGGAGGGAAAGGTTACGATACAAAAAAAACACAAATCCCCGAAAAAAGTATCGCCGGATGTAGGCGAATATATCGATTACGAAGAAGTAAAAGACTGA